In Candidatus Chlorohelix allophototropha, the following are encoded in one genomic region:
- the purB gene encoding adenylosuccinate lyase, protein MIERYTRPEMGRIWSEQNRINKWLEVEIAVCEAWAVRGVIPEEDITAIRKATVSLERMLEIEKETDHDVIAFLRATGETVGEAARFIHLGLTSTDVVDTALSLQVKEAGALLRQDVVELTEAITRRALEHRNTIMIGRTHGMHAEPTTFGYKLAIWVDEMRRHLERLDAACDTMAVGKLSGAVGTHANIPPDIEADVCKLLGLSTAAVSTQTLQRDRHADFITTLALIGASLEKFSTEIRHLQRTEVREVEEPFHEKQQGSSAMPHKRNPHRSERIAGFARMLRGHAITALENVALWHERDISHSSTERVIFPDACILLDYALAEMTEIIGKLVVFPQQMLYNLESSGGLTFSQQVLLKLVEKGLGRQEAYKLVQKHAMKAWRERGSFIENLRSDPEITTRLSDEEIQGVFDYAYHLKYIDVAFERLDLKN, encoded by the coding sequence ATGATTGAACGTTATACACGCCCCGAAATGGGACGTATCTGGTCTGAGCAAAACCGAATTAATAAGTGGCTTGAAGTTGAAATTGCTGTGTGTGAAGCATGGGCAGTGCGGGGAGTGATTCCCGAAGAAGATATAACTGCTATTCGCAAAGCAACCGTTAGCTTGGAGCGTATGCTGGAAATTGAAAAAGAAACCGATCATGATGTCATAGCTTTCTTGCGCGCTACTGGCGAAACAGTCGGGGAAGCTGCCCGCTTTATACATCTTGGACTGACCAGCACCGATGTAGTGGATACAGCCCTATCATTACAAGTAAAAGAGGCTGGCGCATTATTACGGCAGGATGTAGTTGAGCTTACCGAAGCAATCACCCGACGCGCCCTTGAGCATCGCAATACCATAATGATTGGGCGCACTCACGGCATGCACGCCGAACCGACCACCTTTGGCTATAAACTGGCGATATGGGTAGATGAGATGCGCCGCCACCTCGAACGCCTTGATGCGGCTTGCGATACTATGGCGGTAGGCAAACTTTCGGGCGCAGTTGGTACGCACGCCAATATACCACCGGATATTGAAGCGGATGTATGCAAATTGCTAGGGCTGTCCACCGCGGCGGTTTCCACCCAAACCTTGCAACGTGACCGACATGCCGATTTTATTACTACTCTGGCGTTAATCGGGGCATCGCTTGAGAAATTCTCAACCGAAATTCGCCACCTGCAACGTACCGAAGTGCGCGAAGTGGAAGAACCCTTCCACGAAAAACAGCAAGGTAGTTCGGCTATGCCCCACAAACGCAACCCGCACCGCTCTGAGCGAATTGCCGGATTTGCCCGTATGTTGCGAGGGCACGCCATCACTGCTTTGGAAAATGTGGCGCTCTGGCACGAACGCGACATCAGTCACAGTTCTACCGAGCGGGTTATCTTCCCCGATGCCTGCATTTTGCTGGATTACGCGCTGGCAGAAATGACCGAGATTATCGGCAAACTGGTAGTATTCCCTCAGCAAATGCTCTACAACCTTGAGAGTAGCGGCGGGTTAACCTTTTCGCAACAGGTATTGCTTAAACTGGTAGAGAAAGGGCTTGGCAGACAAGAAGCTTACAAACTGGTGCAAAAGCATGCTATGAAAGCTTGGAGGGAACGCGGCAGCTTTATCGAGAATCTAAGAAGTGACCCTGAAATCACTACCCGACTTTCAGATGAGGAGATACAGGGCGTTTTCGATTATGCCTATCACTTGAAATATATTGATGTAGCCTTCGAGCGGCTTGATCTAAAGAATTAG
- a CDS encoding GAF domain-containing protein: MTIGKGAEPVTTYSTNSDNFEELYCQLLDINQQQSMLLDMSRELSANLSLEEVISQLLKYAQRFFNTDGIRIGVAPELNIDYASLEQNQLLFELAPESRFINDGVGLIAQAYHSGEICYTKDYINEPDISHHIKLDVLAKKLNVVASLVAPIKLNDKVVSVLWLSKNSVYEWKPEEIERVARFSATASAVLGNAKLYHDLYNSRLQLQRRNRELEERNLDFETLQDFNKRLRGPLELKPTAERALNLVLEMIKANAGAVYLVRDNDPQQLELLVSTHRYDSNIKLSKIEWEKAILPADILFSKVSTSRKSKLVNDLSKIWRKYATGEPRPSWRSAIVIPLFDGKAPIGVMGLIGVNPNQFNEDQLNFCEMAGNQIAAAIVRVSHIEIQKEQEKLASVLALARTAAHEINQPLTILQGELELIGITRKHPSEETMQCMLKAIREISQRIRAYQQIMEINMVESAPGINTLETSR, from the coding sequence ATGACAATCGGCAAGGGGGCGGAGCCAGTTACTACTTACTCAACCAATTCTGATAACTTTGAAGAACTATACTGTCAATTACTTGACATAAATCAGCAACAAAGCATGTTGCTCGATATGAGCCGGGAATTGAGCGCCAACCTTTCCCTTGAGGAGGTTATTAGCCAGCTTCTTAAGTACGCCCAACGTTTTTTTAACACCGATGGTATCCGAATCGGAGTCGCTCCTGAGCTAAATATAGATTATGCGAGTTTGGAACAGAATCAACTTTTGTTTGAACTAGCTCCAGAATCCCGCTTTATCAATGATGGAGTGGGCTTGATAGCGCAGGCTTACCATAGCGGCGAAATTTGTTATACCAAAGATTATATTAATGAGCCGGATATTTCGCATCATATAAAGCTGGATGTCCTCGCAAAAAAATTGAACGTGGTCGCTTCTCTGGTTGCTCCTATCAAGCTGAATGACAAAGTTGTTTCTGTGCTATGGCTCAGTAAAAATTCCGTTTACGAGTGGAAGCCGGAAGAAATTGAGCGAGTCGCCCGTTTTTCCGCTACTGCCAGCGCTGTACTTGGTAATGCAAAGCTATATCACGATTTATACAATTCCAGATTACAACTTCAGCGCCGTAATCGCGAACTTGAAGAGCGTAATTTGGATTTCGAAACTCTTCAGGATTTCAACAAACGTTTGCGAGGACCACTTGAGTTAAAACCTACGGCGGAACGGGCTTTGAACCTTGTTTTGGAAATGATTAAAGCTAATGCTGGGGCTGTCTATCTGGTTCGCGACAACGACCCTCAGCAATTGGAATTGCTGGTATCGACTCATCGCTATGATAGCAACATCAAGTTAAGCAAGATAGAGTGGGAAAAAGCGATTCTGCCCGCTGATATACTCTTTTCCAAAGTTTCAACTAGCAGAAAAAGCAAATTGGTAAATGACCTGAGCAAAATTTGGAGAAAATATGCTACCGGGGAACCGCGCCCAAGTTGGCGCTCTGCTATTGTCATACCATTATTTGATGGCAAAGCCCCGATTGGGGTAATGGGGCTGATTGGAGTTAATCCTAATCAGTTCAATGAAGACCAACTCAACTTTTGCGAGATGGCGGGAAATCAGATAGCCGCCGCAATAGTGCGGGTCTCTCACATTGAAATCCAGAAGGAACAGGAGAAATTGGCATCGGTGCTGGCGTTGGCGCGAACCGCCGCCCATGAGATAAACCAACCCCTTACGATTTTGCAAGGTGAACTTGAGCTTATTGGTATAACCAGAAAACACCCCTCAGAAGAAACAATGCAGTGCATGCTAAAAGCCATTCGCGAGATAAGCCAGCGAATCAGAGCATATCAGCAGATAATGGAAATTAATATGGTGGAATCCGCGCCCGGTATCAATACGCTGGAGACGAGTCGCTAA
- a CDS encoding ABC transporter permease, which yields MRPCFFVSNAMYRIIHYRDLLTDLTLRQVKIHYRRSILGILWSLLNPLLTLVVFSFVFQQVVPLNIKHYSAYVFCGLLAWNWFSSSINMAAYTITFNRELVRRPEFNTEILVAVNVASNMVSYLLALPILLGLLLLDGLYPGWNYLFLPLILLIQFMFTFGLSLIISALNVYYRDIGHLVSAVIVIWFYVTPVFYRVGDTKRGYEWVFNINPMALILDMYRNIFVNAEIPDVMNLGIVSVVSILMLLIGYLIFSRLKHNFVDEL from the coding sequence GTGCGTCCCTGCTTTTTTGTTTCTAACGCTATGTACCGTATAATTCACTACCGGGATCTTCTTACCGACCTTACCCTGCGACAGGTAAAAATTCATTATCGCCGCAGCATACTCGGTATTTTATGGTCGTTACTTAACCCGCTGCTTACGCTGGTAGTTTTTAGCTTTGTCTTTCAACAGGTCGTACCGCTAAATATCAAACATTACTCCGCTTATGTTTTTTGTGGTTTACTCGCCTGGAACTGGTTTAGCAGCAGCATCAATATGGCAGCTTATACCATAACATTTAACCGTGAATTAGTACGCCGCCCCGAATTTAACACGGAAATACTGGTTGCCGTGAATGTCGCCAGTAACATGGTTAGCTATCTGCTGGCGCTCCCAATACTGTTAGGTCTATTACTCTTAGATGGGCTATATCCGGGCTGGAATTACCTCTTTTTGCCCCTTATCCTGCTGATTCAATTCATGTTCACGTTTGGACTCTCCCTTATCATCTCCGCGCTTAACGTCTATTATCGTGATATTGGTCATCTCGTTTCAGCGGTAATAGTTATCTGGTTTTATGTAACGCCCGTGTTTTATCGGGTTGGCGATACAAAACGCGGGTATGAATGGGTCTTCAATATTAACCCTATGGCGCTGATTCTTGATATGTATCGCAATATATTCGTAAATGCCGAGATACCCGATGTTATGAATTTAGGTATTGTCAGTGTGGTATCCATTTTGATGTTATTGATCGGATACCTGATTTTTAGTCGATTGAAGCATAACTTTGTGGATGAACTTTAA
- the secF gene encoding protein translocase subunit SecF yields MPNLVNKRGWFYLLSLALVLPGLIAILLGGLRFGIDFTGGSTWDLYFTNTPTSAEVEKVIVTAENDYLSQLRNKQPRSEAENKLLTQRDGQAFTAIATPSDTGLIILRTSEISGNTDERNLLDNALKTAYPNNYIPGRTSILTVGSVVASEIGVRTFLAIALISLATLAYLAWSFRNVKKPLRYAASTVGAMVYNVLLVIGIFAVLGAFFRVEIDSLFITALLTVVGFSNHDTIVVFDRIRENELRNPGESMDSVVNYSLWQTLARSINTNLTIIFPLIALYLFGGPSIRTFVLALMIGMISVTYSSIFNASMFLVSWEKNDIGRFLGRKNIRTTSAAAR; encoded by the coding sequence ATGCCTAATCTTGTAAATAAGCGTGGTTGGTTTTACCTCTTATCTCTCGCGTTGGTGCTACCGGGGCTTATAGCCATCCTGTTAGGCGGTTTGCGCTTCGGGATAGACTTCACAGGGGGTTCTACATGGGATCTCTATTTTACTAATACCCCTACCAGCGCCGAAGTTGAAAAAGTTATTGTAACCGCCGAAAACGATTATTTAAGCCAACTTCGCAACAAGCAACCGCGTAGCGAGGCAGAAAATAAATTGCTGACGCAACGAGACGGTCAGGCTTTTACAGCCATTGCTACCCCAAGCGATACCGGCTTGATAATCCTACGTACCAGTGAAATTTCCGGTAATACCGATGAACGCAACCTGTTAGATAATGCCCTTAAAACCGCTTATCCTAATAATTACATACCCGGTCGTACCAGTATTCTAACGGTAGGCTCGGTGGTAGCAAGCGAAATCGGGGTGCGCACCTTCTTAGCAATCGCCTTGATTTCACTGGCAACCTTGGCTTATCTGGCGTGGAGCTTCCGAAATGTAAAAAAACCATTGCGGTATGCCGCCTCAACAGTGGGTGCAATGGTGTACAACGTTTTGCTGGTAATCGGAATCTTTGCAGTGCTCGGCGCATTTTTCCGGGTAGAAATTGACTCGCTCTTTATCACTGCCTTACTGACGGTGGTAGGTTTCTCAAACCATGACACAATCGTGGTGTTTGACCGGATTCGGGAAAACGAATTGCGCAATCCCGGTGAATCGATGGACAGTGTGGTTAATTACAGTTTGTGGCAAACTCTTGCACGTTCGATTAACACAAACCTGACCATCATTTTCCCGCTCATTGCTCTTTACCTTTTTGGTGGTCCCAGTATTCGGACGTTTGTGCTGGCTTTGATGATTGGTATGATCAGTGTCACTTACTCTTCGATTTTTAACGCCAGTATGTTCCTAGTTTCGTGGGAGAAAAACGACATAGGGCGGTTCTTGGGTCGTAAGAATATAAGAACTACAAGCGCGGCTGCCAGATAA
- a CDS encoding ABC transporter ATP-binding protein, with product MDPQNVIEIVGLKKCYTRKEGNSGLKDLLVRLRGRTKTEEYWALQGIDLTVKRGATLGIIGNNGAGKSTLLRMICGLGRPTKGSVKRRGNLASLLELGSGFSPEFTGRENVMTILMLSGLTRKDALKRLPEIVEFSEISDFIDVPVRTYSSGMWLRLAFSAAICIDPDLIVVDEVLAVGDLRFKKKCLERMLKMKETGKTIILVSHSMDQIETLCDQVLWLENGRIREHGRSAEVVESYKNRAFTATVAPEKVAVVGSGPVAQFREGVSEIELKRVWLSNEQRQPIDAISPSDPLNVHIEYSPNGLIAEPNFLVGLYREDGIKLYETSTEADNVSVGDIATDGSITLTFSELPLLEGHYYLDVGIFEQNWNRSYVYTSRISAFHVIGHTPGKGVFQPPHRWEANKGDER from the coding sequence ATGGATCCGCAAAATGTCATCGAAATAGTGGGTCTTAAAAAGTGCTACACCCGCAAAGAAGGAAACAGCGGGTTGAAAGACTTGCTGGTGCGCCTGCGAGGTAGAACCAAGACTGAAGAATACTGGGCTTTGCAGGGAATCGACCTGACCGTAAAAAGAGGCGCTACGCTTGGTATTATCGGCAATAACGGCGCGGGCAAAAGCACCCTCCTGAGAATGATTTGCGGACTGGGGCGACCCACCAAAGGTTCGGTAAAACGGCGTGGAAACCTTGCCAGCCTACTAGAACTGGGGTCAGGTTTTAGCCCTGAGTTTACCGGGCGCGAAAATGTTATGACTATCTTGATGCTTTCAGGGCTAACCCGGAAGGATGCCCTGAAACGCTTACCTGAAATAGTGGAATTCAGCGAGATTTCGGATTTTATTGATGTGCCTGTTCGCACCTATTCCAGCGGTATGTGGCTGAGATTGGCTTTTTCTGCTGCCATTTGTATTGATCCAGATTTGATTGTGGTGGATGAAGTGCTGGCGGTGGGCGATTTGCGTTTCAAAAAGAAGTGCCTTGAACGCATGCTCAAAATGAAAGAAACCGGAAAAACAATTATACTGGTATCGCACTCAATGGATCAGATTGAAACGCTGTGCGATCAGGTACTTTGGCTTGAAAACGGGCGTATTCGTGAGCATGGCAGGTCTGCCGAAGTAGTAGAAAGTTATAAGAATCGGGCTTTCACTGCCACCGTGGCACCGGAAAAGGTAGCCGTAGTAGGTTCTGGTCCTGTAGCACAATTTCGGGAGGGTGTATCGGAAATAGAGCTTAAGCGGGTATGGCTTTCGAATGAGCAGCGCCAACCGATAGATGCTATTTCGCCTAGCGACCCGCTGAATGTGCATATTGAATACAGCCCAAACGGACTGATTGCAGAACCTAACTTTTTGGTAGGGCTTTATCGAGAAGATGGAATCAAACTATATGAAACTTCTACAGAAGCGGACAATGTTTCTGTAGGGGATATAGCAACTGATGGTAGTATTACACTGACTTTTAGTGAATTACCACTCTTAGAAGGTCATTATTATTTGGATGTGGGTATTTTTGAGCAGAACTGGAACCGCTCTTATGTGTACACAAGCCGGATTAGCGCATTTCACGTAATCGGGCATACACCCGGCAAAGGTGTGTTCCAGCCTCCTCACCGCTGGGAAGCTAATAAAGGGGATGAGAGATGA
- a CDS encoding SMI1/KNR4 family protein, with translation MSAIQQAEKELGVQFPDSYCAFLLEHNGGHPLQSSFPLTEELLTPRGSIHWFFCIDKSSVYDIRKKMRTYEDRVPSNFLTIAADPGGNLICISFKGVDAGKVYYWDHEGELDKSSVDSYENVYLIANTFEEFINSLTEEDLLETSR, from the coding sequence GTGTCCGCTATTCAACAAGCGGAAAAGGAATTGGGGGTTCAATTTCCTGATTCTTATTGCGCTTTCTTATTGGAGCATAATGGTGGGCATCCCCTGCAAAGTAGTTTTCCGCTTACAGAGGAGCTATTAACTCCACGAGGTTCTATTCATTGGTTCTTTTGTATTGACAAGAGTAGCGTATATGATATTAGAAAAAAAATGAGAACTTATGAGGATAGAGTCCCCTCAAATTTTCTAACAATAGCAGCTGATCCGGGAGGAAATTTGATATGTATTTCCTTTAAGGGAGTCGATGCCGGAAAAGTATATTATTGGGATCATGAAGGGGAACTGGATAAGAGCAGCGTGGATAGTTACGAAAATGTCTATCTTATCGCTAATACTTTTGAAGAATTTATCAATTCATTAACAGAAGAAGACTTACTGGAGACGAGTCGCTAA